In one window of Microtus pennsylvanicus isolate mMicPen1 chromosome 2, mMicPen1.hap1, whole genome shotgun sequence DNA:
- the LOC142844933 gene encoding olfactory receptor 4K15-like has translation MEETNQSVVSEFILQGLCTSRELQISLLLPFSTLYLMIMVGNLFVVILIITDHHLHSPMYYLLANLSFVDFCLSSVTTPKLITDLVKENKTISFGVCMSQIFCVHVFAGGEMVLLVTMAYDRYVAICRPLHYTSVMDRQKCIWLVVISWIIGVVHAMSQLILILELPFFGPGVIDSFFCDIPLVLKLVCMDTDTLEIMINVDSGVLAMTCFILLLISYTYILLTVRFHSKDGSSKGSTKALSTCISHIIVVLLFFGPVIFIYLWPVSITWVDKFLAVFYSVITPLLNPAIYTLRNRDIKNAIKKLTSPM, from the coding sequence ATGGAAGAAACAAACCAGTCTGTGGTGTCTGAATTTATTTTACAGGGACTTTGTACCTCAAGGGAACTGCAGATTTCTCTCCTGTTGCCATTTTCCACCCTCTACCTGATGATTATGGTAGGCAACCTCTTTGTGGTGATATTAATCATCACTGATCACCATCTCCATTCTCCTATGTACTATTTGTTGGCCAATCTCTCATTTGTTGACTTCTGCCTTTCCTCAGTTACTACTCCCAAACTGATCACAGACctggtaaaagaaaataaaaccatttccttTGGGGTCTGCATGAGCCAGATcttctgtgtacatgtatttgcTGGGGGTGAGATGGTTCTTCTTGTAacaatggcctatgaccgctatgtggccatctgcaggcCACTCCACTACACCAGCGTCATGGACAGACAGAAGTGTATCTGGCTGGTTGTGATATCATGGATCATTGGTGTTGTGCATGCCATGAGTCAACTGATTCTGATTTTGGAGTTACCTTTCTTTGGACCTGGAGTAATAGACAGCTTTTTCTGTGATATTCCTTTGGTGTTAAAATTAGTCTGCATGGATACTGATACTCTGGAAATCATGATAAATGTTGACAGTGGTGTTTTAGCAATGACTTGTTTCATTCTCTTGTTGATATCTTACACTTACATTCTATTAACTGTTCGGTTTCACTCTAAAGATGGTTCATCAAAAGGCTCAACAAAGGCACTCTCTACCTGCATCTCCCATATTATCGTAGTTTTGCTATTCTTTGGGCCTGTGATTTTCATCTATCTGTGGCCTGTCAGCATCACTTGGGTGGACAAGTTTCTTGCTGTATTTTACTCAGTCATCACACCTCTCCTGAATCCAGCCATCTATACACTGAGAAATAGAGACATTAAAAATGCCATAAAGAAGTTAACAAGTCCCATGTAA
- the LOC142844274 gene encoding olfactory receptor 4K3-like, whose amino-acid sequence MEETNQSLVPEFIFQGLCNSRELQIFLLLPFSTLYLMTMVGNLFVVILIITDHHLHSPMYFFLANLSFVDLCLSSVTSPKMITDLVKDIKTISFGGCMSQILCVHFFGGGEMVLLVTMAYDRYVAICRPLHYTSIMDRQKCIWLVVISWIIGFVHGISQLILILELPFCGPRVIDSFFCDIPLVMKLACINTDTLGIMINADSGVLATTCFLLLLISYTYILITVRLHSKDGSSKALSTCTSHIIVVVLFFAPVIFIYLWPVSITWVDKFLAVFYSVITPLLNPAIYTLRNKDIKNAMKKLINHMSVLE is encoded by the coding sequence ATGGAAGAAACAAACCAGAGTCTGGTGCCTGAGTTTATTTTTCAGGGACTTTGTAACTCAAGAGAATTGCAGATCTTCCTCCTGCTGCCATTTTCCACCCTCTACCTGATGACTATGGTAGGCAACCTCTTTGTGGTGATTTTAATCATCACTGATCACCATCTCCATTctcccatgtacttttttctaGCCAATCTCTCATTTGTTGACTTATGCCTTTCCTCAGTTACCTCCCCCAAAATGATCACAGACCTTGTAAAAGATATTAAAACTATTTCCTTTGGAGGCTGCATGAGCCAGATCCTCTGCGTGCATTTCTTTGGAGGGGGAGAGATGGTTCTTCTTGTAacaatggcctatgaccgctatgtggccatctgcaggcCACTCCACTACACCAGCATCATGGACAGACAGAAGTGCATCTGGCTGGTTGTGATATCATGGATCATTGGATTTGTACATGGCATTAGTCAACTGATCTTGATTTTGGAGCTACCTTTCTGTGGACCTAGAGTGATAGACAGCTTTTTCTGTGatattcctttggtgatgaaattAGCCTGCATCAATACTGATACTCTGGGAATTATGATAAATGCTGACAGTGGTGTTTTAGCAACAACTTGCTTCCTTCTCTTGCTGATATCTTACACTTACATTCTAATAACTGTTCGGCTTCACTCTAAAGATGGTTCATCAAAGGCACTCTCTACCTGCACCTCCCATATCATAGTGGTTGTGCTATTCTTTGCTCCTGTCATTTTCATCTATCTGTGGCCAGTCAGTATCACTTGGGTGGACAAATTTCTTGCTGTATTTTACTCAGTCATCACACCTCTCTTAAATCCAGCCATCTATACACTAAGAAATAAAGATATCAAGAATGCCATGAAAAAGCTGATTAATCACATGTCAGTTTTGGAATAA